In a single window of the Subtercola sp. PAMC28395 genome:
- a CDS encoding PLP-dependent aminotransferase family protein, translated as MEVHVNSHHRPSSPSATNLDPWYNNYADRAAGLSVSEVRALFAVASRPEVVSLAGGMPAVSALPQHLVVESMAKVMAEQGSVALQYGSGQGVPRLREHILEVMAQEGISGSVDDVVVTTGSQQALDLVTKLFINPGDVILVEAPSYVGAIGVFRSYQADIEHVLMDDDGLIPEALREAITRVKSSGRTIKFLYTIPNFQNPAGVTLTAERRAEILQICRSEGILVLEDNPYGLLYFDGPPPAPMRSTEDEGVIYLGSFSKTFAPGFRVGWAIAPHAIREKLVLAAESAILCPSSFSQLVISEYLSTADWKSQINTFRGVYEERKNTMLAALAEHLPEMTWTKPNGGFYVWLTLPDYLDAKQMLPRAVTELVAYTPGTAFYADGGGRNKIRLSFCYPTPDQIRLGIRRLTTVINGEIDLLETFNATGPLQTIRQSRSFSAPPPDLD; from the coding sequence ATGGAAGTGCACGTGAACAGCCACCACAGACCATCGTCGCCCTCTGCCACAAATCTCGACCCCTGGTACAACAACTACGCTGACCGTGCTGCCGGCCTGTCGGTGTCAGAGGTCCGAGCTCTGTTTGCCGTTGCGTCCCGGCCTGAGGTGGTCTCGCTGGCCGGTGGAATGCCAGCCGTTTCCGCCCTCCCTCAACACCTCGTCGTCGAGTCGATGGCCAAGGTCATGGCCGAACAGGGTTCCGTCGCCCTGCAGTACGGGTCTGGGCAGGGCGTGCCCAGATTGCGTGAACACATCCTCGAAGTCATGGCACAAGAGGGCATTTCCGGCAGTGTCGACGATGTCGTCGTCACCACCGGCTCACAGCAGGCCCTCGACCTGGTGACCAAGCTCTTCATCAATCCTGGCGACGTCATTCTTGTCGAGGCACCCAGTTACGTCGGTGCAATCGGAGTATTCCGCTCATACCAGGCCGATATCGAACATGTGCTGATGGACGACGATGGGCTCATCCCCGAGGCATTGCGCGAGGCGATCACGCGTGTGAAGTCGTCGGGCAGAACCATCAAGTTCCTCTACACGATTCCCAACTTCCAGAATCCCGCTGGCGTGACCCTCACGGCAGAACGGCGAGCGGAGATTCTGCAAATTTGCCGATCAGAGGGCATTCTGGTGCTGGAAGACAATCCATACGGATTGTTGTATTTCGATGGTCCTCCTCCTGCACCCATGCGGAGCACCGAAGACGAAGGAGTGATCTACCTCGGGTCATTCTCGAAGACATTCGCCCCCGGGTTCCGTGTGGGCTGGGCCATTGCGCCCCACGCCATTCGCGAGAAGCTGGTTCTGGCGGCCGAATCGGCGATTCTCTGCCCGAGCTCGTTCAGCCAACTGGTCATTTCGGAATACCTGTCGACGGCCGACTGGAAGAGCCAGATCAACACGTTCCGAGGGGTCTACGAAGAGCGCAAGAACACGATGTTGGCTGCCCTCGCAGAGCACCTGCCCGAAATGACATGGACGAAGCCGAACGGTGGGTTCTACGTCTGGCTGACACTTCCCGACTACCTCGATGCAAAACAGATGCTGCCACGCGCTGTCACCGAACTCGTTGCCTACACCCCGGGCACCGCGTTCTATGCAGACGGTGGTGGGCGCAACAAGATCCGCCTTTCGTTCTGCTACCCGACGCCCGATCAAATACGCCTCGGAATTCGTCGGCTCACCACCGTCATCAACGGCGAGATCGATCTGCTTGAGACCTTCAACGCGACCGGACCCCTCCAGACGATCCGCCAGAGCCGTTCCTTCTCAGCCCCACCACCAGACCTGGACTAA
- a CDS encoding D-alanine--D-alanine ligase: MTDSPTMRSVVVLAGGISHEREVSLRSGRRVADSLMARGHRVTMREPDSTLLSFLEDASPDLVWPALHGASGEDGSLRALLSAQGIAYVGSESASAQLAWHKPTAKVLVSRAGFATPESITLPRETFRELGASQVLAGVLKHLGTPVVVKPAMGGSAQGVTVVENDIDLPRAVVDAYTYGETALIEQKIDGTEISIGVLDTGEGAFALPAVEIVPRSGLYSYEARYNAGETEFFTPARIDEDWADSAAHAALSIHQALGLRHLSRIDLIIDADGIPWFLEANVMPGLTETSLVPLAIVADGLSLGSVYEQLGELAIRDSRGSESA, encoded by the coding sequence ATGACTGACTCACCCACCATGCGTTCCGTCGTCGTTCTCGCCGGAGGGATCTCCCACGAGCGAGAAGTCTCACTGCGCTCGGGCCGCCGTGTCGCCGACAGTCTGATGGCGCGAGGGCACCGCGTGACGATGCGCGAGCCCGACAGCACCCTGCTGAGCTTTCTCGAAGACGCTTCTCCCGACCTTGTCTGGCCCGCGCTGCACGGTGCCAGCGGCGAAGACGGTTCTCTGAGGGCCCTGCTCAGTGCACAGGGCATCGCCTACGTCGGGTCTGAATCTGCTTCAGCACAACTCGCCTGGCACAAGCCGACGGCCAAGGTACTGGTTTCTCGCGCTGGCTTCGCAACGCCGGAGTCGATCACCCTACCCCGCGAGACCTTTCGGGAACTCGGCGCCAGCCAGGTGCTCGCTGGTGTGCTCAAGCACCTCGGTACACCTGTTGTGGTGAAACCAGCGATGGGCGGTTCAGCACAGGGCGTGACCGTCGTCGAAAACGATATCGATCTGCCCCGGGCAGTGGTCGATGCGTACACCTATGGCGAGACCGCACTCATCGAACAGAAGATCGACGGCACGGAGATCTCCATTGGCGTACTCGATACCGGCGAGGGTGCTTTCGCTCTTCCAGCAGTAGAAATCGTGCCACGATCAGGGCTTTATTCCTACGAGGCTCGTTACAACGCGGGCGAGACCGAGTTCTTCACCCCTGCACGGATCGACGAAGACTGGGCCGATTCCGCCGCACATGCCGCGCTGAGCATCCATCAGGCGCTTGGGCTCCGTCACCTCTCGCGAATCGACCTCATCATCGATGCCGATGGAATACCCTGGTTTCTCGAAGCGAATGTCATGCCCGGCCTCACCGAGACATCCCTGGTTCCGCTGGCAATCGTCGCCGATGGGCTGAGTCTCGGCTCGGTCTACGAGCAGCTCGGCGAGCTCGCCATCCGCGATTCACGCGGCTCCGAATCGGCCTGA
- a CDS encoding ParB/RepB/Spo0J family partition protein, translating into MANPKRTGLGRGIGALIPTVDESRSTSPVDVFFAERGAGEAELVSVPGARLANLAPASIVPNAKQPRTEFDADDLAELVQSIREVGVLQPIVVRQLPAQPGLAQEYELVMGERRLRASKELGLETIPAVIKDTADENMLRDALLENLHRSQLNPLEEASAYQQLLDDFDITQEQLATRIGRSRPQITNTIRLLKLPTAVQKRVAAGVLSAGHARAILSVVDVEEMGRLADKIVNEDLSVRAAEAAASRAPRARRVRPTAGRRNDHLDEIAERLGDRLNTRVKVSLGATRGQIVIDFATIQDLNRILSEIGDEGFGSSRPS; encoded by the coding sequence ATGGCTAACCCCAAACGCACCGGACTTGGCCGCGGAATCGGAGCGCTGATTCCGACCGTTGACGAGTCTCGTTCGACTAGTCCAGTGGATGTGTTCTTCGCAGAGCGCGGCGCTGGCGAGGCCGAACTTGTTTCGGTGCCTGGTGCTCGTCTTGCCAACCTCGCGCCCGCGTCGATCGTACCGAATGCCAAGCAACCGCGAACCGAGTTCGACGCCGACGACCTCGCCGAACTCGTGCAGTCCATTCGTGAGGTTGGCGTGCTCCAACCGATCGTTGTTCGTCAACTGCCGGCACAACCAGGGCTCGCACAGGAGTACGAACTCGTGATGGGTGAGCGGCGACTTCGGGCCAGTAAAGAACTGGGACTCGAGACGATCCCAGCTGTGATTAAAGACACTGCTGATGAAAACATGCTTCGGGATGCACTTCTGGAGAACCTCCATCGTTCACAGTTGAATCCACTGGAAGAAGCATCGGCCTACCAGCAGCTCCTCGACGACTTCGACATCACGCAAGAGCAGCTTGCGACTCGGATCGGTCGATCGCGCCCGCAGATAACGAACACCATCCGCCTCCTGAAGCTGCCGACTGCTGTACAGAAACGTGTCGCTGCTGGCGTGTTGAGCGCGGGTCATGCCCGCGCGATCCTGTCGGTTGTCGACGTGGAGGAGATGGGACGCCTCGCAGACAAGATTGTGAATGAGGACCTTTCTGTAAGGGCAGCCGAAGCCGCAGCATCCAGGGCCCCGCGTGCACGCCGGGTGCGGCCTACCGCAGGCCGACGGAACGACCACCTCGACGAGATTGCCGAGCGTCTGGGTGACCGACTCAACACACGTGTCAAAGTGAGTCTGGGTGCGACTCGTGGACAGATTGTCATCGATTTCGCCACAATTCAGGATCTCAACAGAATCCTGAGCGAGATCGGAGATGAGGGATTCGGGTCAAGCAGGCCCAGTTGA
- a CDS encoding ParA family protein produces the protein MTSESVGFDASTPLAREIADLSQRRRAIAVAEFPLPSKTRVFTVANQKGGVGKTTTTVNLAAALAKTGAKVLVVDLDPQGNASTAVGVDHRAETLSVYDILIRDVELEDVVQKSPEFDRLYCAPATIHLAGAEIELVPLVARELRLRESLNAYLSRSEDNGEPFDYVFIDCPPSLGLLTINAFVAAREVLIPIQCEYYALEGLSQLLSNIALIERHLNPTLAVSTILLTMYDGRTRLASQVAEDVRNHFPNETLQAIIPRSVRISEAPSYGQTVISYDPNSPGSLSYLEAASEIARRGVHNHG, from the coding sequence ATGACAAGCGAATCGGTCGGCTTCGACGCTTCGACTCCCCTTGCACGCGAGATTGCAGACCTTTCACAGCGACGGAGAGCAATTGCCGTCGCTGAGTTTCCACTCCCTTCAAAGACGAGGGTTTTCACTGTGGCCAACCAGAAGGGCGGCGTTGGAAAGACCACCACTACCGTAAATCTCGCTGCTGCCTTGGCGAAGACAGGTGCGAAGGTGCTGGTCGTGGACCTTGATCCGCAAGGAAACGCTTCAACGGCGGTCGGAGTAGATCATCGTGCCGAAACGCTGAGCGTATACGACATTCTGATCCGCGATGTCGAATTGGAAGACGTTGTCCAGAAGAGCCCAGAGTTCGATCGCCTCTACTGCGCACCAGCCACCATCCATCTTGCGGGTGCCGAAATTGAGTTGGTCCCCCTGGTTGCGCGTGAACTGCGCCTTCGTGAAAGCCTCAATGCCTACCTGAGCCGGTCTGAGGATAACGGTGAGCCCTTCGACTATGTCTTCATCGATTGCCCACCTTCACTGGGACTGCTCACCATCAATGCTTTTGTCGCCGCGCGGGAGGTACTCATCCCGATCCAATGCGAGTACTACGCCCTCGAAGGGCTCAGTCAGCTTCTCTCGAACATTGCGTTGATTGAACGTCACCTCAACCCCACGCTGGCTGTCTCGACGATTCTGTTGACCATGTACGATGGCCGCACTCGGCTGGCCTCCCAAGTGGCAGAGGATGTACGCAACCACTTCCCGAACGAGACGCTCCAGGCGATCATCCCGCGCTCTGTGCGTATCTCAGAAGCGCCGAGTTATGGCCAGACAGTGATCAGCTACGACCCGAATTCACCAGGATCACTTTCTTATCTTGAAGCAGCATCAGAAATCGCACGACGAGGAGTTCACAACCATGGCTAA
- the rsmG gene encoding 16S rRNA (guanine(527)-N(7))-methyltransferase RsmG: MSGIDYDEVLRSLEGEPASAEAMFGDRIGVAREFVTNLARHGEEYGLIGPVELPRLWSRHVLNCAALAPLMRPGRVGDIGSGAGLPGLVLAIARPDVDFVLIEPMERRVKWLNDQAAVLGLDNVSVLRARAQDVGLPDALDQVTARAVSALSKLVPLCAPLVRRGGELVLMKGAGAEREIEEANKVIRKFGLRDVRVEVLGVGVLNDPTRVIRATVS, encoded by the coding sequence ATGAGCGGTATCGACTACGACGAGGTCTTGCGTTCGCTTGAGGGCGAGCCGGCGTCAGCGGAAGCCATGTTCGGCGATCGCATTGGCGTCGCCCGTGAGTTCGTCACGAATCTTGCCCGGCATGGCGAGGAGTACGGGCTGATCGGCCCCGTCGAACTACCTCGTCTCTGGAGCCGACACGTGCTGAATTGTGCAGCTTTGGCGCCGTTGATGAGACCGGGTCGGGTCGGTGACATCGGCAGCGGTGCCGGCCTACCGGGCCTGGTGCTGGCGATTGCACGACCGGATGTAGACTTTGTGCTCATCGAGCCGATGGAACGCCGGGTGAAGTGGCTGAATGATCAGGCTGCTGTTCTGGGTCTGGACAACGTCTCAGTTCTTCGCGCTCGCGCTCAGGATGTCGGTCTTCCTGATGCGCTCGACCAGGTGACGGCCCGCGCGGTCAGTGCTCTCTCCAAATTGGTTCCCTTGTGCGCTCCCCTGGTTCGGCGAGGCGGAGAGCTGGTGCTCATGAAGGGTGCAGGAGCAGAGCGCGAGATCGAAGAGGCAAACAAAGTCATTCGGAAGTTCGGCTTGCGGGATGTCCGAGTCGAGGTGCTGGGAGTCGGCGTGCTCAATGATCCGACTCGTGTAATTCGTGCGACGGTTTCCTAA
- a CDS encoding R3H domain-containing nucleic acid-binding protein, with protein MSDVTDVNTQEFVELSDGVTKTGIDASPVEPAESTDAGNSVENTLSGSLEDEGDIAADYIEELLDICDLDGDIDIDARGGRAYVSVNSSEDSNLRLLSNPDTVQALQELTRLAVQTKTGGFSRLILDVGGSRQIREAELARLVTTAIDRIEVGGERMVALEAMSSYERKVVHDLVAERGFASASEGEGRDRHTVISAA; from the coding sequence ATGAGTGACGTGACCGACGTGAACACGCAGGAATTCGTAGAACTGTCAGACGGAGTCACCAAGACGGGCATCGACGCCAGTCCTGTCGAGCCGGCTGAATCGACAGACGCCGGTAATTCCGTCGAGAATACTCTCTCAGGCAGCCTCGAAGACGAGGGTGACATTGCCGCGGATTACATCGAGGAACTGCTGGACATCTGCGATCTCGACGGCGACATCGACATAGATGCCCGGGGTGGCAGGGCTTACGTCTCGGTCAACTCCTCCGAAGACAGCAACCTTCGCCTTCTCTCCAATCCCGACACCGTCCAGGCACTTCAGGAGCTCACACGCTTGGCCGTACAAACGAAGACGGGTGGCTTCTCCCGCCTCATTCTCGACGTTGGTGGCAGCCGCCAGATTCGAGAAGCCGAGCTGGCACGCCTGGTGACAACCGCAATCGATCGGATCGAAGTCGGCGGCGAGAGAATGGTTGCCCTCGAGGCAATGTCGTCGTATGAACGCAAGGTGGTTCATGATCTGGTTGCCGAACGCGGGTTCGCTTCGGCTTCTGAGGGCGAAGGGCGCGATCGCCATACTGTGATCAGCGCAGCATAG
- the yidC gene encoding membrane protein insertase YidC, which yields MDIPGFISTILWPIKWVVEFLLVSFHTLFTALGMDPAEGLTWVLSIVGMVLVIRAALIPVFVRQIKSQRKMLEVAPQLKKIQDKYKGKKDQFSREAMSRETMELYKRTGTNPLSSCLPLLLQMPIFFSLFSVLNDAQKGQAGVGLLNSELAQQFGNAKLFGIAPLHESFQQATVTGDVAVMVIAVIMVILMTGSQFITQLQIMSRNQSPEAKNSPMFKQQRILLYILPLVFAFSGFTFPLGVMFYWLTSNFWTMGQQFLVIRNMPTPGSEAAKAREARLAKKGKLNIQTAGDGSISHVVLDSSKPVTTQRQQPVGKNRAKKQGEKK from the coding sequence ATGGATATTCCCGGATTCATCAGTACCATCCTGTGGCCCATCAAGTGGGTCGTGGAATTTCTCCTTGTGTCGTTCCACACGCTGTTCACGGCCCTGGGTATGGATCCTGCCGAGGGATTGACCTGGGTGCTCTCGATTGTCGGCATGGTACTCGTGATCCGTGCGGCGCTCATTCCCGTCTTCGTTCGACAGATCAAGAGTCAACGCAAGATGCTCGAGGTTGCACCACAACTGAAGAAAATTCAGGATAAGTACAAGGGTAAGAAGGATCAGTTCTCTCGCGAGGCCATGTCCCGCGAGACAATGGAGCTCTACAAGCGAACCGGAACGAATCCGTTGAGTTCGTGCCTGCCGCTTCTCCTCCAGATGCCGATCTTCTTCTCCCTCTTCTCGGTGCTGAACGATGCCCAGAAGGGGCAGGCGGGCGTCGGCCTGTTGAACTCCGAGCTTGCGCAGCAGTTCGGCAATGCGAAGCTCTTCGGTATCGCTCCCCTTCATGAGAGTTTTCAGCAGGCGACCGTGACCGGCGACGTGGCTGTGATGGTCATTGCAGTGATCATGGTGATTCTGATGACCGGCTCGCAGTTCATCACGCAGCTCCAGATCATGTCCCGCAACCAGTCCCCCGAGGCCAAGAACAGCCCGATGTTCAAGCAACAGCGGATCCTGCTCTACATTCTTCCTCTCGTATTCGCCTTCTCTGGTTTCACCTTCCCTCTCGGCGTGATGTTCTACTGGCTGACGTCGAACTTCTGGACTATGGGACAGCAGTTCCTGGTCATTCGAAACATGCCAACACCTGGCAGCGAGGCCGCGAAAGCACGCGAGGCAAGGCTTGCAAAGAAGGGCAAGTTGAACATCCAGACCGCGGGAGACGGGTCGATCAGCCATGTCGTGCTCGACTCGTCCAAGCCGGTGACTACCCAGCGACAGCAGCCGGTGGGAAAGAACAGAGCAAAGAAGCAGGGTGAGAAGAAATGA
- the yidD gene encoding membrane protein insertion efficiency factor YidD, translating into MTGVAVWVFLFPRNLAILILRIYRAVISPLYGDVCRYYPSCSSYTLQAIQQRGLLVGVGLGGYRIIRCHPWAAGGIDDVPPPRVSHFRITRFGFVVANGQRKG; encoded by the coding sequence CTGACAGGTGTCGCGGTCTGGGTATTTCTGTTTCCCCGAAACCTGGCAATTCTCATCCTGCGGATATACAGGGCAGTGATATCGCCGTTGTATGGCGATGTGTGCCGTTACTATCCCTCATGCTCGTCGTACACACTGCAGGCGATCCAGCAGCGCGGTCTTCTTGTCGGCGTGGGTCTCGGGGGGTACCGGATCATCCGCTGTCATCCGTGGGCCGCCGGAGGGATCGACGACGTTCCCCCACCCCGAGTTTCACACTTCCGTATCACCAGATTCGGCTTCGTCGTAGCTAACGGCCAACGAAAGGGCTAG
- the rnpA gene encoding ribonuclease P protein component → MLARSARITTADDYRAAVRRGARFAAPTTVTYLRQGSHSTPRFGFIVAKSVGVAVVRNRVRRRLKAICYSLSPDVAPGSEIVIRALPGAANCSFEVLKREVSRSLTRAAVLS, encoded by the coding sequence GTGCTTGCCAGATCCGCCCGAATAACGACTGCAGATGATTATCGTGCTGCGGTTCGCCGAGGTGCCAGGTTTGCGGCTCCGACTACGGTGACGTACCTCCGGCAGGGCTCCCACTCGACTCCGCGGTTCGGTTTCATTGTGGCGAAATCAGTCGGGGTTGCCGTTGTACGTAATCGTGTTCGGCGCCGGCTCAAAGCAATCTGCTACTCGCTTTCCCCTGATGTGGCTCCTGGTTCCGAAATTGTGATCAGAGCTCTTCCGGGAGCCGCGAATTGCTCGTTCGAGGTGCTGAAGCGCGAGGTCTCACGGTCGTTGACGCGGGCTGCGGTGCTGTCGTGA
- the rpmH gene encoding 50S ribosomal protein L34 yields MSKRTFQPNNRRRAKVHGFRLRMRTRAGRSILSARRRKGRTELSA; encoded by the coding sequence ATGAGCAAAAGAACCTTTCAGCCCAATAACCGCCGTCGCGCCAAGGTTCACGGGTTCCGTCTGCGTATGCGCACCCGTGCCGGCCGCTCAATTCTCTCGGCTCGTCGTCGTAAGGGCCGTACCGAGCTCTCCGCGTAA
- the dnaA gene encoding chromosomal replication initiator protein DnaA produces the protein MADDSGSPEANWRTVLQALSTDERITPQLHGFLGLVVPKGIMAGSFYLEVPNDLTRGMLEQRIRVPLLSALGKLDESFGVTSFAVVVNPDISGDDYLPAPAVVEVTPATVSYVETTPVQETVGPLRNNDTRLNPKYSFDNFVIGGSNRFAHAAAVAVAEAPAKAYNPLFIYGDSGLGKTHLLHAIGHYAMSLYPGVRVRYVSSEEFTNDFINSIANNRGAAFHSRYRDIDLLLIDDIQFLQGKAETQEAFFHTFNTLHDHNKQVVITSDLPPKHLTGFEDRMRTRFEWGLITDVQTPDLETRIAILRKKAQSEKLQVPDEILEYMASKVSSNVRELEGTLIRVTAYASLTRNPVDLALVQTVLKDLITLDDDNVIAPVDIIGHTAEYFKLSVDDLYGSSRSQAIATARQIAMYLCRELTSLSLPKIGQLFGGRDHTTVMYANNKIGKLMTEKRSIYNQVTEISTRIKHNQRYKGV, from the coding sequence ATGGCTGACGATTCCGGTTCACCGGAGGCCAATTGGCGCACCGTTCTCCAGGCACTTTCCACCGATGAGCGGATCACACCCCAACTCCATGGATTCTTAGGACTTGTCGTTCCCAAAGGAATCATGGCCGGCTCGTTCTACCTCGAGGTTCCGAACGACCTGACCCGCGGAATGCTCGAGCAGCGGATACGGGTCCCACTGCTCTCTGCCCTCGGAAAACTCGACGAGTCCTTTGGAGTGACCAGTTTCGCGGTCGTCGTCAACCCGGACATCAGTGGAGACGACTACCTTCCTGCTCCAGCCGTGGTCGAAGTGACCCCCGCGACAGTCAGCTACGTCGAGACAACACCGGTTCAAGAGACAGTCGGGCCACTGCGGAACAATGACACGAGACTGAATCCGAAGTACAGCTTCGACAACTTCGTCATCGGCGGATCGAACCGCTTCGCCCACGCAGCAGCGGTCGCCGTGGCAGAGGCACCGGCCAAGGCTTACAACCCCCTCTTCATCTACGGGGACTCAGGGCTCGGCAAGACCCATCTGCTGCACGCGATCGGCCATTACGCAATGAGCCTGTACCCGGGGGTTCGAGTCAGATACGTGAGTTCCGAAGAATTCACAAACGATTTCATCAATTCGATCGCTAACAATCGCGGGGCAGCCTTCCACTCGCGATACCGGGACATCGATCTGCTCCTCATCGACGACATCCAGTTCCTCCAGGGCAAAGCGGAGACCCAGGAAGCCTTCTTCCATACCTTCAACACCCTGCATGACCACAACAAACAGGTTGTGATCACGAGTGACCTGCCACCGAAACACCTCACCGGGTTCGAAGATCGCATGAGGACGCGATTCGAATGGGGCCTGATCACAGATGTACAGACACCGGACCTCGAAACAAGGATCGCGATTCTCCGAAAGAAGGCACAGAGCGAAAAGCTCCAGGTCCCCGATGAGATCCTCGAATATATGGCGTCGAAAGTCTCCTCGAATGTTCGCGAACTCGAGGGCACCCTCATCCGCGTGACCGCGTACGCAAGCCTGACACGCAACCCTGTTGACCTTGCACTGGTACAGACAGTACTGAAAGACCTCATAACCCTCGACGACGACAATGTCATCGCTCCTGTCGACATCATCGGCCACACCGCGGAGTACTTCAAGCTCTCTGTGGACGACCTCTATGGCTCGTCCAGGTCCCAGGCGATTGCAACTGCACGACAGATCGCCATGTATCTCTGCCGGGAACTGACGAGCCTGTCACTGCCCAAAATCGGTCAACTGTTCGGCGGCCGGGACCATACAACGGTCATGTACGCCAATAACAAGATCGGCAAACTCATGACGGAGAAACGGTCTATCTACAATCAGGTCACCGAGATCAGCACGAGAATCAAGCACAATCAGCGCTACAAGGGCGTTTGA
- the dnaN gene encoding DNA polymerase III subunit beta: MKFQANRDVFSEAVSFAVKLLPQRTTLPILSGVLIEAGADGLTLSSFDYEVSSQTHITADVEEPGRVLVSGRLLSDIANRLPNAPVRFYTEDTHIIVTAGSAKFTLLSMPVEEYPSLPVVGEESGLLRAEDFSAAIAQVAVAASRDDVTPVITGVQLEISERSLSLVATDRYRVAVRNIDWDAGTSNIETASALVPAKTLQEIGKTFGNSGTISVAITNTDDRELIAFKADRKTVTSLLIKGNFPPVRRLFPETVENYAVMNTADLIEATRRVSLVLEREAALRFTFTIDGVTLEAVGSEQAQASETIDALLTGSDTVVSLKPQFLLDGLGAVHSEYVRISFTKTDNPNKPGPVLITSQSSKDQPGSDDYKYLLQPNLLLR; this comes from the coding sequence GTGAAGTTTCAAGCAAACAGAGACGTATTTAGCGAAGCCGTATCTTTCGCGGTCAAACTTCTACCTCAACGAACGACCCTGCCGATCCTCAGTGGCGTGCTCATCGAGGCTGGCGCCGATGGGCTCACACTCTCCTCGTTCGACTACGAGGTGTCATCGCAGACACACATCACCGCAGATGTTGAAGAACCCGGTCGTGTGCTGGTGTCGGGCCGGCTGCTCTCTGACATTGCCAACAGGCTTCCGAATGCCCCGGTGCGCTTCTATACCGAAGACACCCACATCATCGTCACCGCAGGGTCGGCGAAATTCACCCTTTTGAGTATGCCTGTGGAGGAATATCCAAGCCTGCCTGTCGTCGGTGAAGAATCGGGCCTCCTGAGGGCAGAGGATTTCTCCGCGGCAATCGCCCAGGTCGCTGTTGCGGCTTCACGCGATGACGTGACGCCAGTGATTACGGGAGTGCAGCTCGAGATATCTGAACGCAGCCTCTCATTGGTGGCCACAGACAGGTACCGCGTCGCAGTGCGCAACATCGACTGGGACGCCGGCACGTCGAACATCGAGACCGCATCCGCGCTCGTGCCGGCAAAGACCCTCCAGGAGATCGGCAAGACCTTCGGCAACAGCGGCACCATCTCCGTTGCCATCACGAACACCGACGATCGCGAACTGATCGCATTCAAGGCAGATCGCAAGACAGTCACGTCCCTGCTGATCAAGGGCAACTTCCCTCCCGTCAGACGTCTCTTCCCCGAGACTGTCGAGAACTACGCAGTGATGAACACGGCAGACCTGATCGAGGCAACGAGGCGTGTCTCGCTGGTGCTCGAGCGCGAGGCGGCGCTGCGGTTCACATTCACCATCGATGGGGTCACACTTGAAGCCGTCGGCTCCGAACAGGCCCAGGCGTCAGAGACGATCGATGCGCTTCTCACGGGTTCTGACACAGTCGTCTCACTCAAGCCTCAGTTCCTCCTCGACGGACTCGGGGCGGTGCACTCGGAGTACGTGCGCATCTCGTTCACCAAGACCGACAACCCCAACAAACCGGGGCCTGTGCTGATCACAAGCCAGTCATCCAAAGACCAGCCAGGCTCAGATGACTACAAGTACCTGCTTCAACCCAACCTCTTACTTCGCTAG